A part of Silvimonas soli genomic DNA contains:
- a CDS encoding peroxiredoxin yields MAVLVGKQAPDFTAAAVLGNGEIVDRFNLKEATKGKYALVFFYPLDFTFVCPSELIAFDHRLAEFKSRNVEVIGVSIDSQFTHNAWRNTPVEKGGIGPVGYPLVADTKHSIAQDYDVETADGVAFRGTFLIDRDGVVRHESINDLPLGRNVDEYIRLVDALQFTEEHGEVCPAGWNKGKAGMKADPKGVAEYLASNAKDL; encoded by the coding sequence ATGGCCGTTCTCGTTGGCAAACAAGCTCCCGACTTCACCGCAGCCGCCGTTCTGGGCAATGGTGAAATTGTTGACCGCTTTAATCTGAAAGAAGCCACCAAGGGCAAATACGCGCTGGTGTTCTTCTATCCGCTGGACTTCACCTTTGTGTGCCCGTCGGAACTGATCGCGTTTGATCACCGCCTGGCTGAATTCAAGTCCCGTAACGTTGAAGTGATTGGCGTGTCTATCGACAGCCAGTTCACCCACAACGCATGGCGTAACACCCCGGTGGAAAAGGGCGGCATTGGCCCGGTCGGCTACCCGCTGGTTGCTGATACCAAGCACTCCATCGCACAAGACTACGACGTGGAAACCGCTGATGGCGTGGCTTTCCGCGGCACGTTCCTGATCGACCGCGACGGCGTGGTGCGTCACGAGTCAATCAATGATCTGCCGCTGGGTCGCAATGTGGACGAATACATCCGTCTGGTTGACGCGCTGCAGTTCACTGAAGAACACGGCGAAGTGTGCCCGGCTGGCTGGAACAAGGGTAAGGCCGGTATGAAGGCTGATCCGAAGGGCGTGGCCGAGTACCTGGCTTCGAACGCGAAGGATCTGTAA
- a CDS encoding TetR/AcrR family transcriptional regulator, whose translation MSAQARSSITRQQLLDAARRILIEQGYAQLGEARVCDLAGVTRGALRYHFPDGLYDLLPTLIEDLIEIEARKIDATGAMQPRERVYLALYGLAMVGQQTDSLAILEVWMAARGDVRLSERVYPVMHRANLRIFGITPNSPFEPDLLALRMLLHGASLHVFNPDFDRAQLGSALKWVLQQWPAPESLRLPVTH comes from the coding sequence ATGAGTGCACAAGCCCGTTCCAGCATCACCCGTCAGCAATTACTCGATGCCGCGCGTCGAATACTGATCGAGCAAGGCTACGCCCAATTGGGTGAAGCACGCGTCTGCGACCTTGCTGGCGTTACCCGCGGAGCATTGCGCTATCATTTTCCTGATGGTTTGTATGATCTGTTGCCAACCCTGATTGAAGATCTGATTGAGATTGAGGCGCGCAAGATCGATGCCACTGGCGCAATGCAGCCGCGTGAACGTGTGTACCTGGCGCTCTACGGCTTGGCCATGGTGGGCCAACAAACCGATTCACTGGCAATTCTGGAAGTCTGGATGGCTGCGCGCGGCGATGTCCGCTTGTCTGAGCGGGTTTATCCAGTCATGCACCGGGCCAATTTACGCATTTTCGGCATCACTCCCAACTCGCCGTTTGAACCGGATTTACTGGCTCTGCGCATGTTATTGCACGGGGCCAGCCTGCATGTGTTCAATCCGGATTTTGATCGAGCCCAATTGGGCAGCGCCTTGAAGTGGGTCTTGCAACAGTGGCCCGCGCCAGAAAGCCTGCGCCTGCCAGTTACTCATTAA
- a CDS encoding DUF3025 domain-containing protein: MSQPWPHPQFAHPAFATLRAWLEGFAAFPDHSSWARIPDRPRAQSGAIIQFVDPDSLTRYYEAEIHELGRVATRLDDWHDCFNAMIWLTFSRTKAALNALHYRHLPQGGKGQRGPIRDAATLFDECGLIVPYCDAALLDALRGHDWHQLFVQRRADWGQTIEAVCFGHANYEALLEPFTGLTGKCWPVPVSAEYFRWPQAQKLAWLDDYLAAQINADQLQTPRQLPPLPYLGVPGWWPEQDASFYANTKYFRPLRQPVHHQAFNE; this comes from the coding sequence ATGTCGCAACCCTGGCCCCACCCTCAATTTGCGCACCCCGCCTTTGCCACCTTGCGGGCCTGGCTGGAAGGATTTGCGGCTTTTCCTGATCACTCAAGCTGGGCGCGAATCCCCGACCGTCCGCGCGCGCAATCTGGTGCGATCATCCAGTTTGTCGACCCCGACAGTTTGACGCGCTATTACGAAGCGGAAATCCACGAACTAGGCCGTGTCGCCACTCGCCTGGATGACTGGCATGATTGTTTCAACGCAATGATCTGGCTGACCTTCAGCCGCACCAAAGCCGCGCTGAATGCATTGCACTACCGGCATCTGCCGCAAGGCGGCAAGGGCCAGCGCGGGCCGATCCGTGATGCGGCGACGTTGTTTGATGAATGTGGTTTGATCGTGCCGTATTGTGACGCTGCGCTACTGGATGCGTTGCGCGGCCACGATTGGCACCAGTTGTTTGTGCAACGACGTGCAGATTGGGGCCAGACAATTGAGGCAGTCTGTTTTGGTCATGCCAATTACGAAGCGCTGCTTGAGCCGTTTACCGGCCTGACCGGAAAGTGCTGGCCCGTACCCGTCAGTGCCGAATACTTCCGTTGGCCGCAGGCGCAAAAACTGGCTTGGCTGGATGATTATCTCGCCGCCCAGATCAACGCCGATCAGTTGCAAACGCCCCGCCAGTTACCGCCCTTGCCATATCTGGGCGTGCCGGGCTGGTGGCCCGAACAAGACGCCAGTTTCTACGCCAATACAAAGTATTTTCGCCCACTGCGCCAACCAGTTCATCACCAGGCGTTTAATGAGTAA
- the zapE gene encoding cell division protein ZapE, whose protein sequence is MSAHVITPPQSGTSPQTWYDGVRHLPGFIEDSAQAAAIARLETLFQELLEFKRKRHRLFGKTLLPQPAPPRGVWFWGGVGRGKSFLMDAFFAGLPYARKKRIHFHQFMQDVQRELAQLKSETDPLVKIAEKIARNVRVLCFDEFHVSDIADAMILGRLLEQLFQRGVILIATSNYPPDGLYPNGLQRINFLPTIALIKQQMDIFNLDGGQDHRLRALSAARTYLAPITADTDAELDKLFSQIATGPDQARTMTIAGRNITCLRRAPGVAWFDFFKICGDQRGQADYLAIGRMYQTVIVSGIPALEARQASEARRFTWLVDVFYDQRVKLIISADVLAEQLYLDGVQASEFFRTISRLTEMQTQEYLALPHQPVLESLAGLVET, encoded by the coding sequence ATGTCCGCGCATGTGATCACTCCCCCGCAATCTGGTACCAGCCCGCAAACGTGGTACGACGGCGTACGGCATCTGCCCGGGTTTATTGAAGATAGTGCCCAGGCTGCGGCCATTGCCCGACTGGAAACACTGTTTCAGGAACTGCTGGAATTCAAACGCAAACGGCATCGGCTGTTTGGCAAAACGCTCTTGCCGCAACCGGCGCCACCGCGCGGGGTGTGGTTCTGGGGCGGAGTCGGGCGAGGTAAAAGCTTTTTGATGGATGCATTTTTCGCGGGGCTGCCGTACGCCCGCAAAAAGCGCATTCACTTTCACCAGTTCATGCAAGACGTGCAACGCGAACTGGCGCAGCTGAAAAGCGAAACCGATCCGCTGGTGAAAATCGCCGAGAAGATCGCTCGTAACGTTCGTGTGCTGTGCTTTGACGAGTTCCACGTCTCGGATATTGCCGATGCCATGATCCTCGGCCGGCTACTGGAGCAGTTGTTCCAGCGGGGTGTGATTCTGATTGCCACCTCCAATTATCCGCCGGATGGCCTGTATCCTAATGGCCTGCAGCGCATTAACTTTCTGCCCACCATCGCGCTGATCAAGCAGCAGATGGATATCTTTAATCTGGATGGCGGGCAAGACCACCGCCTGCGGGCGCTTTCTGCCGCCAGAACCTATCTGGCGCCGATCACAGCAGATACGGATGCCGAACTGGACAAGCTTTTCAGTCAGATTGCCACCGGGCCGGATCAAGCCAGAACCATGACCATTGCCGGGCGTAACATCACTTGCCTGCGCCGCGCGCCCGGTGTGGCCTGGTTTGATTTCTTCAAGATATGTGGCGACCAGCGCGGGCAAGCGGATTACCTGGCAATTGGGCGCATGTACCAAACGGTGATTGTGTCTGGCATTCCGGCGCTCGAAGCGCGCCAGGCATCGGAAGCGCGGCGCTTTACCTGGCTGGTGGACGTGTTTTACGACCAGCGGGTCAAGTTGATTATCTCCGCCGACGTTCTCGCCGAGCAGTTGTATCTCGATGGTGTACAAGCCAGCGAATTCTTTCGCACGATCAGCCGGTTGACCGAGATGCAAACGCAGGAATATCTGGCCCTGCCGCACCAGCCAGTACTCGAATCGCTGGCTGGTTTGGTAGAAACCTGA
- a CDS encoding phasin family protein — protein sequence MSQAQQQIADLATEQIETVLRFARLSLDSTERLFKVQVEATRTALEENVKNARALAAVKDVQEAVALRQKLIETSVEQATHFSRSVFEIASQAQTELSKLYEERAVAFHKELVGGLDRFAKSAPAGADVAVAAVKSTAAATAAAVDSLTKAAKQVAEFTDASVKAATSATAEAVKSAAKK from the coding sequence ATGTCCCAAGCCCAACAACAAATTGCCGATCTGGCCACCGAACAAATCGAAACCGTGCTGCGTTTTGCGCGGTTGTCGCTGGACAGCACCGAGCGACTGTTCAAAGTGCAGGTTGAAGCCACCCGCACTGCTCTGGAAGAAAACGTGAAGAACGCACGTGCTCTGGCTGCCGTCAAAGATGTACAAGAGGCCGTTGCCCTGCGCCAGAAGCTGATTGAAACCAGTGTAGAACAAGCTACTCATTTTTCCCGCAGCGTATTCGAGATTGCCTCGCAAGCCCAGACTGAGCTGAGCAAGCTGTACGAAGAACGCGCAGTCGCCTTTCACAAGGAATTGGTAGGCGGCCTGGATCGCTTTGCCAAGTCGGCTCCAGCCGGTGCCGATGTCGCCGTTGCCGCAGTGAAGTCAACTGCCGCTGCAACCGCTGCTGCGGTCGACAGCCTGACCAAAGCAGCCAAGCAGGTTGCTGAATTCACTGATGCATCGGTAAAGGCAGCTACTTCGGCCACCGCCGAAGCAGTAAAAAGCGCTGCCAAGAAATGA